Proteins co-encoded in one Metabacillus sp. KUDC1714 genomic window:
- a CDS encoding extracellular solute-binding protein — MTIKKRFKNAAVLLGSLFVLAACGNGAESSSGSSETPTSDNSTESSSSEETLVVYTNSNSDGRGEWVVEKAAEAGFAIEIVGAGGGDVTNRLISEKANPVADVVFGLNHMFYEQLQDEDALIPYEPDWAGEIEEGINDPDGYYNGLVKQALILSFNPEFVDKANAPESYLDLANNEEYAGIYQARDDLGAATSKVIVASILSQFEDPEGELGISDEGWETIDRYFENGVQIPEGEDYFSMFSSGDAPIGTMISGELAAKTEQYGAEPTFIHPEAGTPQVVESIGIVNGTEQEELAQEFVDWFGSAEVQGAFAAEFNAMPANIEAQEQVTDFQKEVFADVVSQDIDWAFVTENIDAWVEKLELEIF, encoded by the coding sequence ATGACAATAAAGAAAAGATTTAAAAATGCAGCTGTACTTTTAGGATCTTTATTTGTATTGGCGGCATGTGGCAATGGGGCTGAATCAAGTTCTGGAAGCTCAGAAACACCTACATCTGATAACAGTACTGAATCTAGTAGTTCAGAAGAAACATTAGTGGTTTATACTAACTCAAACAGTGACGGCCGTGGTGAGTGGGTTGTTGAAAAAGCGGCTGAGGCAGGCTTTGCTATTGAAATTGTTGGTGCTGGTGGCGGCGACGTTACGAACCGTTTGATATCTGAAAAAGCAAATCCGGTAGCAGATGTTGTTTTTGGTTTAAATCACATGTTCTATGAGCAATTACAAGATGAAGATGCATTAATTCCATATGAGCCTGATTGGGCTGGTGAAATTGAAGAAGGTATAAACGATCCAGATGGTTATTACAATGGTTTAGTAAAGCAAGCCCTAATTCTATCTTTTAATCCTGAATTCGTTGATAAAGCAAATGCACCTGAAAGTTATCTTGACTTAGCTAATAATGAGGAATATGCAGGTATTTATCAGGCACGTGATGATTTAGGTGCTGCTACTTCAAAGGTTATTGTTGCAAGTATCTTATCCCAATTTGAGGATCCAGAAGGTGAATTAGGTATTTCTGATGAAGGTTGGGAAACAATCGATCGTTACTTTGAAAATGGCGTTCAAATTCCTGAAGGTGAAGATTACTTCTCAATGTTTTCATCTGGTGACGCACCTATTGGTACGATGATTTCTGGTGAATTGGCAGCTAAAACAGAACAATATGGAGCTGAACCCACTTTTATCCATCCAGAAGCAGGAACACCTCAGGTTGTTGAAAGTATCGGAATTGTTAATGGAACAGAACAAGAAGAACTAGCACAAGAATTTGTCGATTGGTTTGGTTCGGCTGAAGTACAAGGTGCTTTTGCGGCTGAATTTAATGCGATGCCTGCTAATATAGAAGCACAAGAACAAGTGACGGATTTCCAAAAGGAAGTTTTTGCAGACGTTGTATCACAAGATATTGACTGGGCATTTGTTACAGAAAATATTGACGCTTGGGTAGAAAAATTAGAATTAGAAATCTTCTAA
- a CDS encoding ATP-binding protein — translation MSLKKLFLPFDPNIPKVDIPNLELIYIENLQDIIDILAGRPPLLVYTTKTIFEENRVVEKDFNQIIGHEFAKRALEIVAAGEHYVMMDGPPVAGKAF, via the coding sequence TTGAGCTTAAAGAAACTATTCCTCCCATTCGACCCTAACATTCCCAAAGTGGATATCCCCAACTTAGAACTCATTTATATTGAAAATTTACAAGATATTATCGATATCCTTGCTGGACGACCACCACTTTTAGTTTATACAACCAAAACAATTTTTGAAGAGAATAGGGTAGTTGAAAAGGATTTTAATCAAATTATTGGCCATGAATTTGCGAAACGAGCCCTTGAAATTGTGGCAGCCGGTGAGCATTATGTTATGATGGACGGTCCCCCAGTTGCGGGAAAAGCCTTTTAG
- a CDS encoding acyltransferase — MIKKVINHLSWRYNTTVIKLKKMHFRLNYGERVDLPPDLLFRKGFKLLVEKEGRFKIGNGCFFNFNCTITCFGDTTIGNDCIFGENVKFYDHNHRFSDTEVLIRNQGYKVGSIKIGNNCWIGSNVTILKDITIGDNVVIGANCLINKSIPSNTIVKPKNELIFEEKRL; from the coding sequence TTGATTAAGAAAGTAATAAATCATTTATCTTGGCGGTATAACACTACAGTAATTAAACTGAAAAAAATGCATTTCAGACTTAATTACGGCGAAAGGGTTGACTTACCACCCGACCTCCTTTTTCGCAAAGGATTTAAATTGTTAGTTGAAAAAGAGGGGCGTTTCAAAATAGGGAATGGGTGTTTTTTTAATTTTAATTGCACAATCACATGCTTTGGAGATACGACTATAGGAAATGACTGTATCTTTGGAGAAAATGTTAAATTTTATGACCATAACCATAGATTCAGCGATACTGAAGTTTTAATAAGGAATCAAGGTTATAAAGTCGGATCAATCAAAATAGGGAATAACTGCTGGATTGGTAGTAACGTAACTATTTTGAAAGATATAACTATCGGAGACAATGTAGTAATTGGGGCAAACTGTTTAATTAATAAATCCATTCCTAGCAACACAATTGTAAAACCGAAAAATGAATTAATATTTGAAGAAAAAAGATTGTAA
- a CDS encoding acyltransferase family protein, which translates to MKERFNELDSIRGLAALTVIFHHYLLIFPEIVQETMGDNSYIALNIAKYSPLHILWAGHEAVIMFFLLSGFVLSLPFIQGGKVKYTKYLIKRIFRIYIPYIFSVFIAVFCLMMFSRGGIVNLSDWFNSSWNKPIEWKLFFEHFLLINSFKNGEFDQVYWSLVHEMRISIIFPFLMIAVLKWNWKYILGSSLFISLFGFLLIHFLGNTIDYFLTLQYLFMFIAGSLLAKHRIHLISLFTSLSNPIKYILVSLAVLFYTFKWWGYNLSPLYNSFSVDVVITIGASVFLIMSLSSKKVSKFLNLKSVRYMGKISYSIYLYHCIVLFSLINIFYGSINITLILIGSLILTLLVASLAYNLIEIPSITLGRKLSQGKSIKPKAVEKAS; encoded by the coding sequence ATGAAAGAACGATTTAATGAGTTGGATTCTATCAGAGGTCTTGCAGCTTTAACAGTGATCTTCCATCACTATTTATTAATATTTCCCGAAATTGTCCAAGAAACAATGGGTGACAATAGTTATATAGCACTAAATATAGCAAAATACAGTCCTCTGCATATTTTATGGGCGGGACACGAAGCGGTAATAATGTTTTTTTTATTAAGTGGCTTTGTTCTGTCCTTGCCGTTTATTCAAGGGGGAAAAGTAAAGTATACTAAATATTTAATAAAAAGGATTTTTAGGATCTATATTCCCTATATTTTCTCAGTATTTATTGCTGTTTTCTGTTTAATGATGTTTTCAAGAGGAGGGATTGTAAACTTAAGTGATTGGTTTAACTCCAGTTGGAATAAGCCAATAGAATGGAAGTTGTTTTTTGAACATTTCTTACTAATAAATAGCTTTAAAAATGGAGAATTCGACCAAGTTTATTGGTCCCTTGTTCATGAGATGAGAATTTCTATAATCTTTCCTTTTCTTATGATTGCTGTTTTGAAATGGAATTGGAAATACATTTTAGGGTCTAGTCTATTTATTAGCTTATTTGGATTTTTATTAATCCATTTCCTAGGTAACACAATTGATTATTTTCTCACTTTACAGTACCTTTTTATGTTTATAGCAGGAAGTTTATTAGCGAAACATAGAATTCATTTAATAAGTTTATTTACTTCTTTATCAAATCCGATAAAGTATATACTAGTATCGTTAGCAGTCTTGTTTTATACCTTTAAATGGTGGGGGTACAATTTATCTCCTTTATACAATTCCTTTAGTGTTGATGTAGTTATAACTATAGGAGCATCAGTTTTCTTAATAATGTCATTATCATCAAAAAAGGTATCTAAATTTCTTAATCTTAAATCTGTACGATATATGGGTAAAATCTCTTACAGTATTTATTTGTATCACTGTATAGTTTTGTTTAGCTTAATAAATATTTTTTATGGTTCAATTAATATTACTTTGATACTGATTGGCTCATTAATTCTAACACTGTTAGTGGCATCATTAGCTTATAATTTAATTGAAATTCCTTCTATAACACTAGGTAGAAAATTATCTCAAGGAAAGAGTATTAAGCCCAAGGCGGTTGAAAAAGCGAGTTAA
- a CDS encoding heparin lyase I family protein, whose product MLERKIIFILAIIIVMLIILLFFFKRDNSHEESQTKNNGLEIITNQSIDFENAVIDGDNVKSNDLSIPIQHSSTKSINTKVDIDRSREGNKSLLFSLPPNDSRSEIRIIDIPNNSTKFIGFSVFFPKDYKPPTDWNLFAQWWQGSPASPPIAFEITPNSDEFKMRILTRHGQYQHNNITVQYNKTIEKDNWIDFMIEMRIDDSGGLNGILNVWKNGKEIVKYNGPLGYPNLNNTTNFRLGLYRYPFINSSAKVYFDEIKIGDRLKK is encoded by the coding sequence TTGCTAGAAAGAAAAATAATTTTTATTCTTGCTATCATAATAGTAATGCTAATTATTTTACTTTTCTTCTTTAAAAGGGATAATTCCCATGAAGAAAGTCAAACTAAAAATAATGGTCTTGAAATAATAACTAATCAATCTATTGATTTTGAAAATGCTGTGATAGATGGGGACAACGTAAAAAGCAATGACCTATCAATTCCAATTCAACACTCCTCAACAAAATCTATTAATACAAAGGTTGATATTGACAGATCTCGTGAGGGAAACAAATCTTTATTATTTAGTTTACCTCCTAATGATAGTCGTAGCGAGATAAGGATTATTGACATTCCGAACAATTCAACAAAATTCATTGGATTTAGTGTTTTCTTTCCTAAAGATTACAAACCACCTACTGATTGGAACTTATTCGCACAGTGGTGGCAAGGATCTCCGGCATCACCACCGATAGCCTTTGAAATAACACCAAACTCTGATGAATTTAAGATGCGTATATTAACAAGGCACGGACAATATCAGCACAACAATATTACAGTTCAGTATAATAAAACAATTGAAAAAGATAACTGGATTGACTTTATGATTGAAATGCGTATTGACGATTCTGGAGGGTTAAACGGAATTTTAAATGTTTGGAAAAATGGTAAAGAAATTGTTAAGTACAACGGTCCATTAGGATATCCAAATTTAAACAATACTACAAACTTTCGTTTAGGTTTATACAGATATCCTTTTATAAACTCTTCTGCTAAGGTTTACTTTGATGAAATAAAAATAGGAGATCGTCTAAAAAAATAA
- the galE gene encoding UDP-glucose 4-epimerase GalE, with the protein MILVVGGAGYIGSHLVKELIKTKEVVVLDNLSTGHRLSVDKRAVFVEGDLGNLEVLEEVFTKYSIEAVMHFAAYSLVGESVTVPLKYYQNNVASTLTLLEAMVKHNVKKFIFSSTAATYGIPSVEVITEDTKTNPINPYGHSKLMIEQILSDFADAYGLKYVTFRYFNAAGAHETAEVGEKHNPETHLIPLVLQHLLGRREQVAIFGTDYNTPDGTCIRDYIHVTDLANAHILGLEALLEGKVSTATYNLGNSLGFSVKEIIETCEKVTGIKANIVLSDRREGDPAQLVASAEKIFNELGWKAKYQLEEIIQSALNWHKSESF; encoded by the coding sequence ATGATTTTAGTAGTTGGTGGTGCTGGCTATATTGGTAGCCATCTAGTAAAAGAATTAATAAAAACTAAGGAAGTTGTAGTTTTGGATAATCTTTCAACTGGTCATCGGTTATCTGTTGATAAGCGTGCAGTTTTTGTGGAAGGTGATTTAGGAAATCTAGAGGTTTTAGAAGAGGTTTTCACAAAGTACTCTATAGAGGCAGTAATGCATTTTGCAGCATATAGTTTAGTTGGGGAATCTGTTACAGTACCCTTAAAATATTACCAAAATAATGTTGCATCTACACTTACTTTATTAGAAGCTATGGTTAAACATAACGTTAAGAAATTCATCTTTTCTTCGACAGCTGCAACTTATGGTATACCAAGTGTAGAAGTTATTACAGAAGATACAAAAACAAATCCTATTAATCCATACGGACATTCAAAGTTAATGATTGAACAAATCTTATCTGATTTTGCAGATGCTTATGGTCTTAAGTATGTAACGTTTCGTTATTTTAATGCTGCAGGAGCACATGAGACAGCAGAAGTTGGTGAAAAACATAATCCAGAAACACATTTAATCCCATTAGTATTACAGCATTTACTAGGTAGAAGAGAGCAAGTTGCAATTTTTGGTACTGACTATAATACTCCAGATGGAACATGTATACGAGACTATATTCATGTTACTGATTTAGCGAATGCACATATTTTAGGTCTTGAAGCCTTACTGGAAGGTAAAGTTTCTACTGCAACCTACAATCTTGGCAATAGTCTCGGTTTCTCTGTAAAAGAAATTATTGAGACATGCGAGAAGGTGACAGGTATAAAAGCTAATATTGTACTAAGTGACCGTCGTGAAGGTGACCCAGCTCAATTAGTTGCTTCGGCTGAAAAAATTTTTAATGAACTTGGCTGGAAGGCAAAGTATCAATTGGAGGAAATTATTCAAAGTGCCTTGAATTGGCATAAAAGTGAATCGTTTTAA
- a CDS encoding acyltransferase, translating to MENRVIYLDILRIISIIAVIFIHVSMESWMNFSMNSSSWQISNVFNSISRFAVPVLIMVSGVLFLNPRKAIDFKSIFNKYIFRIATAFIFWSALYALFNGILLYKDINISMLKFSAKRFIIGEYHMWFLYTIVGMYIITPFLKKIVENRKLTEHFIILSFIFGILIPTLQEFPILNKTVFISDKLNLFFFFGYSFYFVLGYYLFSYHLSKPIKNILYILGILSFIVTLLSTNLLVHYNKIKYLSTDYGYEINLMPHIALISVVIFLTFKDKLNLEKSTKHNFIFKLSTLSFGAYLIHVLFIKILSLLGLSSGLFNPLFSIPLISSIVILLSFFSSYLLSKVPYVNKYIL from the coding sequence ATGGAAAATAGAGTTATTTACTTAGATATTCTACGTATTATTTCAATAATTGCGGTGATTTTTATACATGTTTCAATGGAATCCTGGATGAATTTTTCAATGAATTCTTCAAGTTGGCAAATCTCAAATGTTTTTAATTCTATTTCTCGTTTTGCAGTTCCTGTACTAATAATGGTAAGCGGTGTTCTATTTTTAAATCCAAGAAAGGCTATAGATTTTAAGTCAATCTTTAATAAGTATATATTCAGAATTGCTACTGCATTTATTTTTTGGTCTGCCCTGTATGCTTTGTTTAATGGTATTTTATTATATAAAGATATAAATATTTCAATGTTAAAATTTTCTGCTAAACGATTTATCATTGGAGAATATCATATGTGGTTCTTATATACAATAGTGGGAATGTACATAATTACTCCCTTTTTAAAAAAAATAGTAGAAAACAGAAAGCTTACTGAGCATTTTATTATACTTTCTTTTATTTTTGGTATTTTAATTCCAACCCTACAAGAGTTCCCTATTTTGAACAAAACGGTTTTTATATCTGATAAGTTAAATTTGTTTTTCTTTTTTGGATATTCATTTTATTTTGTGCTCGGTTATTACTTATTCTCGTATCATTTATCAAAACCAATTAAAAATATACTTTATATTTTAGGAATACTAAGCTTTATTGTTACATTATTAAGTACAAATTTATTGGTACATTATAACAAAATTAAGTATTTATCTACTGATTATGGCTATGAAATTAATTTAATGCCTCATATTGCTTTAATTTCTGTGGTTATTTTTTTAACTTTTAAAGATAAATTAAATTTAGAAAAAAGTACAAAACATAATTTTATATTTAAACTATCAACATTATCTTTTGGAGCTTATTTGATTCACGTTTTATTTATTAAAATTCTTAGTCTGTTAGGGTTATCGTCAGGTTTATTTAATCCTTTATTCTCTATTCCGCTAATTAGTAGTATTGTCATATTATTAAGTTTCTTTTCTTCTTATCTTTTAAGTAAAGTACCGTATGTTAATAAATATATTCTATAA
- a CDS encoding flippase, translated as MKKNYLYNLMYKILTMILPLVTVPYVSRVLNPEGVGTYAYTLSIVQYFVIIGMLGIGTYGNKMVAMARDNKENLSKTFLSIYSLQFILTLSSVFFYLIFVYVFMQEFRMIALIQTIYLLSIVIDCTWFFSGLEQFKKVVTRDVLIKVLGLISIFTFVKNEDDLVIYTIIMSLSVLIGQLIMWFYVKEYIIFTSVSWNDIFRHIKPTFVYFLPQVAAQVYFVLNKTMIGIFSTTIEVGIFDYADKILKVALAVVTSLGVVMLPRMSNTFAKGDIVKAKVYINKSLDFTTLLAVPIMLGLAGIAKELIPWYMGEDFNRSIPVLIIISPTILLMAWSGVFGAQYMVPLGKMKEFTISLYAGAIVNLTVNLLLIKPFGSIGAAVGTLSAELAVTLVQLFYVRKEINVLLVIPKTIKYLISGIIMYILVRYIGNTLGSSMLVTFLQIVFGAIIYFTFVIIFEIISKDGLIINEIKKRWKK; from the coding sequence GTGAAAAAGAATTATTTGTATAATTTAATGTATAAAATATTAACTATGATTCTACCATTAGTAACTGTCCCATATGTTTCAAGGGTATTAAATCCTGAAGGAGTTGGAACGTATGCATATACTCTTTCGATAGTACAGTATTTTGTAATAATCGGTATGCTGGGAATAGGAACATACGGAAATAAAATGGTAGCAATGGCTAGGGATAATAAAGAAAATCTTAGTAAAACATTTCTTAGTATTTATTCATTGCAATTTATACTGACTCTTAGTTCTGTCTTTTTTTACTTAATATTTGTTTATGTATTTATGCAAGAATTTAGAATGATTGCACTAATTCAAACAATTTATTTACTTTCAATTGTCATAGACTGTACGTGGTTTTTCAGTGGACTAGAACAGTTTAAAAAAGTTGTAACTAGGGATGTTTTAATAAAAGTATTAGGATTAATATCAATTTTTACTTTTGTTAAAAATGAAGATGATTTAGTAATTTACACAATTATTATGAGCTTATCTGTACTTATTGGTCAATTAATAATGTGGTTTTATGTAAAAGAGTATATTATATTCACATCAGTATCATGGAATGATATTTTTCGACATATAAAACCAACTTTTGTTTATTTCCTTCCTCAAGTAGCTGCACAGGTATATTTTGTTCTAAATAAGACTATGATTGGCATTTTTTCGACTACTATTGAAGTGGGTATATTTGACTATGCCGATAAAATACTTAAGGTTGCTTTAGCAGTGGTAACATCTTTAGGTGTAGTTATGTTACCCAGAATGTCAAATACCTTTGCCAAAGGTGATATAGTTAAAGCTAAAGTGTATATTAATAAATCACTAGATTTTACAACACTATTAGCAGTACCCATTATGCTTGGATTAGCAGGTATAGCAAAAGAGCTTATACCATGGTATATGGGAGAAGATTTTAATAGAAGTATTCCGGTACTTATAATCATTAGTCCTACAATTTTACTAATGGCTTGGAGTGGAGTATTCGGTGCTCAATATATGGTCCCCCTAGGTAAAATGAAAGAATTTACAATTTCATTGTATGCAGGAGCAATTGTAAATTTAACAGTTAATTTACTTTTAATTAAGCCATTTGGGTCAATTGGCGCTGCAGTAGGAACTTTGAGTGCTGAATTAGCTGTAACTTTAGTCCAATTATTCTATGTAAGAAAAGAGATTAACGTATTATTAGTTATTCCAAAAACTATTAAATACTTAATATCTGGGATTATTATGTATATTCTAGTTAGATATATTGGGAATACATTGGGTTCATCTATGCTTGTAACATTTCTACAAATTGTCTTTGGAGCAATAATATATTTCACCTTTGTTATTATTTTTGAAATTATAAGTAAAGATGGTTTAATAATAAATGAAATTAAAAAAAGATGGAAAAAGTAA
- a CDS encoding serine O-acetyltransferase, translated as MIKSKEELINYLAKDKIALYKTYKRPKLIGDEIWRFQIIYRKYEYTRNCLKKKIHLPYLLFLKYRFNKLSIKLGFSIPINTIESGLSIAHYGTIVINGNSKIGKNCRIQEGVTIGATSGEVKAPLIGDNVFIGSGAKIIGDIKIADDVVIGAGSVVVKSIYEKGITVAGVPAKKASNNNSLKFINSDLLK; from the coding sequence ATGATTAAGAGTAAGGAAGAATTAATTAATTATTTAGCTAAAGATAAAATAGCCTTATATAAAACTTATAAAAGACCTAAATTAATCGGAGACGAAATCTGGAGATTTCAGATTATCTATAGAAAATATGAATATACTAGGAATTGTTTAAAGAAAAAAATACATCTTCCATATCTATTATTTCTTAAATATAGATTTAATAAATTATCTATAAAATTGGGTTTTTCAATTCCAATCAACACAATAGAATCAGGACTTAGTATAGCGCATTATGGAACTATTGTTATAAATGGTAATTCTAAAATTGGGAAAAATTGCCGTATTCAAGAAGGGGTTACAATCGGTGCTACTAGTGGAGAAGTAAAAGCACCTTTAATTGGAGATAATGTATTCATAGGCTCTGGTGCAAAAATAATTGGAGATATTAAGATTGCTGATGATGTTGTTATAGGTGCTGGGAGTGTTGTTGTAAAAAGTATTTACGAAAAAGGAATAACAGTAGCAGGTGTTCCAGCAAAAAAAGCCAGCAATAATAACTCCCTCAAATTCATAAATTCTGACTTATTAAAATGA